In the genome of Vibrio sp. 16, one region contains:
- a CDS encoding sialic acid TRAP transporter substrate-binding protein SiaP, translating into MKAINKLTIAMLALGCAVSVNAETTLKMGMQASVGSVEYTSAKLLADTIEEMSNGELKLALYPSAQLGDDRAMLQQLSMGDLDITYAEFGRMGLWIPRAEAVTLPYVARDYDHLRRMFDSEFGQGVREEMLTKFNWRALDTWYNGTRETTSNRPLNNIEDFKGLKLRVPNAKPNLNYAKLSGASPTPMAFSEVYLALQTNAVDGQENPLPTIKTMKFYEVQGNLAMTNHIVNDQMVIISEPTWQKLSAEEKEIVNKAVAKAGAAHTASVKQQEAELISFFEKQGVNVTYPDLAPFREAMQPLYAEFEEKIGEPVVKKLAAM; encoded by the coding sequence ATGAAAGCCATCAACAAACTTACTATCGCTATGCTGGCTCTTGGTTGTGCAGTTTCCGTTAACGCTGAAACCACGCTAAAAATGGGTATGCAAGCTTCTGTTGGTTCTGTCGAATACACGTCGGCGAAGCTTCTAGCGGACACAATTGAAGAGATGAGTAATGGCGAGTTGAAGCTAGCACTGTACCCAAGTGCTCAGCTAGGTGATGACCGAGCGATGCTTCAGCAACTGAGTATGGGTGATTTGGATATCACTTACGCTGAATTTGGTCGAATGGGTCTTTGGATCCCACGTGCCGAAGCGGTAACACTGCCTTATGTTGCCCGCGATTATGATCACTTACGTCGTATGTTTGATTCGGAATTTGGTCAAGGTGTTCGTGAAGAAATGCTGACTAAGTTTAACTGGCGTGCGCTAGATACTTGGTACAATGGTACGCGTGAAACCACTTCTAACCGCCCTCTAAATAACATTGAAGACTTTAAAGGTCTTAAATTACGTGTGCCAAACGCTAAGCCAAATCTGAACTATGCAAAACTGTCAGGTGCATCTCCAACACCGATGGCTTTCTCTGAAGTTTACCTAGCACTGCAAACTAACGCTGTTGATGGCCAAGAGAACCCGTTGCCAACCATCAAGACCATGAAGTTCTATGAAGTTCAAGGTAACTTGGCGATGACTAACCACATCGTTAATGACCAGATGGTGATCATTTCTGAGCCGACGTGGCAAAAGCTTTCAGCGGAAGAAAAAGAGATCGTTAATAAAGCCGTGGCTAAAGCGGGTGCTGCGCACACTGCATCTGTGAAACAGCAAGAAGCAGAACTGATTTCATTCTTTGAAAAACAAGGCGTGAATGTCACTTACCCAGATCTAGCTCCATTCCGTGAAGCAATGCAGCCGTTGTACGCTGAGTTTGAAGAAAAGATCGGCGAGCCTGTGGTTAAGAAACTCGCAGCTATGTAA
- a CDS encoding YccF domain-containing protein, producing MLRVLGNIIWFLCGGVIMGLAWWLVGLLCFISIIGIPWGRACFVMGNFSFFPFGQEVIGRDELTKEMDIGTSPLGTIGNVIWFLLAGIWLAIGHIMSAVACFITIIGIPFALQHLKLAYISLAPIGKTVVPREKAAMARYSK from the coding sequence GTGTTAAGAGTACTCGGTAATATTATTTGGTTTTTGTGTGGTGGCGTCATCATGGGACTTGCTTGGTGGCTAGTCGGCTTGTTGTGTTTCATCAGCATTATTGGTATTCCGTGGGGACGAGCGTGTTTCGTGATGGGGAACTTCTCTTTCTTCCCGTTCGGACAAGAGGTGATAGGACGAGATGAGCTCACCAAAGAGATGGACATAGGTACCAGCCCGTTAGGCACAATAGGTAACGTGATCTGGTTCTTGTTGGCAGGTATTTGGTTGGCGATTGGTCATATCATGTCGGCAGTGGCGTGTTTTATTACCATTATCGGTATTCCATTCGCACTTCAGCATTTGAAGCTCGCCTACATTTCACTGGCGCCGATTGGTAAAACCGTAGTGCCTAGAGAGAAAGCGGCAATGGCGCGTTACTCTAAGTAA
- a CDS encoding MurR/RpiR family transcriptional regulator — protein sequence MNSPKNLLVRLRSNIEPLSKKLRLVADYVLENAHDVQFQTITDLARNTQTSEATVVRLCRDMGYKGYSDFRMALAVDLSQTASQNQTPVEGDICDISAQSAVDSLQDTAKLIDRKSLARICELVHNARFIGCVGVGASSIVGRYLAYRLVRIGKKAIMYEDTHLAAMSAGRSDSGDMWFSVSSSGSTKEVIHAATQAHRRGVPVVSLTNISHSPLSAISDELLVAARPEGPLTGGAFASKVGALLLVDALINTLLDSYPEYTESVMETAEVVLPLMK from the coding sequence GTGAATTCGCCTAAAAATCTATTAGTTCGATTGCGTTCTAATATTGAGCCGTTGAGCAAAAAACTAAGACTAGTTGCTGACTACGTGCTAGAAAACGCTCATGACGTTCAGTTCCAAACTATCACCGATCTTGCTCGTAATACTCAAACGAGTGAAGCCACGGTGGTGCGTTTATGTCGCGATATGGGCTACAAAGGTTATTCTGATTTCAGAATGGCACTGGCGGTTGATTTAAGTCAGACGGCCTCACAGAACCAAACCCCAGTTGAAGGTGATATTTGCGATATCTCTGCGCAAAGCGCCGTAGATAGCCTGCAAGATACGGCTAAGCTGATTGACCGTAAATCATTGGCACGTATCTGCGAGTTGGTTCATAACGCTCGTTTCATCGGCTGCGTCGGTGTTGGTGCATCAAGTATTGTTGGGCGCTACTTAGCTTACCGTTTAGTGCGTATTGGCAAAAAAGCCATTATGTACGAGGACACACACTTGGCTGCAATGAGTGCAGGCCGCAGTGACAGTGGTGATATGTGGTTTTCTGTGTCGAGCTCAGGTTCGACCAAAGAGGTTATCCACGCGGCGACACAAGCCCATCGACGCGGTGTTCCGGTTGTCTCATTGACGAATATTAGTCACAGCCCACTATCGGCTATTTCCGATGAACTCTTGGTCGCAGCAAGGCCAGAAGGTCCATTGACTGGCGGTGCATTTGCTTCCAAAGTTGGTGCGTTATTATTGGTTGATGCCCTGATCAACACCTTATTAGACAGCTACCCAGAATATACCGAATCAGTAATGGAGACGGCGGAAGTGGTTCTGCCATTAATGAAGTAA
- the nagA gene encoding N-acetylglucosamine-6-phosphate deacetylase, translated as MILNAISAPRIFDGRQYHSNSALLWRDNHIEAIVPLEELSSEIPVQHFSDSIICPGFIDIQVNGGGGVMFNNDTAPAAMQTITEAHRKHGTAYLLPTLISATPTKISEALLACQQALNDRLPGVLGIHLEGPWLNPAKKGAHDSALFYSPSLESLQQLPWPDKGQILITCATERVDIGALSWLEARGAMISCGHSNATFEQLPAEKLKHIDGFTHLFNAMSPLEGRAPGAVGTALLTDHAWCSIITDGIHVHPQSVLLAHRIKPKGKLLIVTDAMGSVGSANDQFELDGEVISVVNGKLVNQEGALAGAHIGMDESVANAIQWGIDEAEVLKMASTYPAQALKCEQLGYLRPGFKAAATVLSNEYQSRAVLVDGKLY; from the coding sequence ATGATACTCAACGCCATTTCCGCTCCGCGTATCTTTGATGGACGTCAGTACCACAGCAACTCTGCTCTATTATGGCGCGATAACCATATTGAAGCCATTGTCCCACTCGAAGAGCTTTCGAGTGAGATACCTGTTCAACACTTTAGTGACTCAATAATCTGCCCCGGATTTATCGATATTCAAGTTAATGGCGGCGGAGGGGTGATGTTCAACAACGACACTGCGCCAGCGGCCATGCAAACCATCACCGAGGCGCACAGGAAGCACGGCACAGCCTACTTGCTGCCAACACTGATAAGTGCGACACCAACCAAAATTTCAGAGGCCTTGTTGGCTTGCCAGCAGGCACTCAATGATCGATTACCAGGAGTGCTGGGCATACACTTGGAGGGGCCATGGCTAAATCCGGCCAAAAAAGGCGCGCATGACTCTGCCTTATTCTATTCACCTAGCCTAGAGTCTTTACAGCAGTTACCCTGGCCAGACAAAGGACAGATCTTAATCACTTGTGCCACTGAACGCGTTGATATTGGCGCCCTGTCTTGGCTAGAAGCAAGGGGAGCGATGATTTCGTGCGGGCACTCAAACGCTACTTTTGAGCAACTGCCTGCGGAAAAGCTTAAACATATTGATGGGTTTACTCATTTGTTTAACGCTATGTCACCACTCGAAGGGAGAGCTCCCGGGGCTGTCGGAACAGCGCTGCTCACCGATCATGCTTGGTGTTCCATCATCACTGATGGCATCCATGTTCACCCTCAAAGTGTCTTGCTAGCACATAGAATAAAACCGAAAGGCAAGTTGTTGATAGTCACCGATGCGATGGGCTCGGTGGGCAGTGCCAATGATCAGTTTGAGCTTGATGGTGAGGTTATCTCGGTGGTTAATGGCAAGCTCGTCAATCAAGAAGGTGCACTCGCTGGAGCCCACATAGGGATGGATGAATCCGTGGCCAATGCGATTCAATGGGGTATAGATGAAGCAGAGGTTTTAAAAATGGCTTCAACCTACCCTGCTCAGGCGCTCAAATGTGAGCAGCTTGGTTATCTCAGACCGGGTTTTAAAGCTGCTGCAACTGTCCTATCTAATGAATATCAATCTCGAGCGGTACTCGTCGATGGTAAACTCTACTAA
- a CDS encoding TRAP transporter small permease, which produces MFKKIIENIEEIITVPLMVVLLVVLTWQIGTRWLLNDPSLWSEELARVLFMYMSLIGCAIAIKRNTHVNITFFSDKLPEKARLALVLSLEVAVLFSIIAIIYLGYQHVQRTAFFELITLGVSSSWMNYSLPLGGLFMVFRQLEKMFGLSKQLFGCTKDAQASNSQMAQR; this is translated from the coding sequence ATGTTTAAGAAGATAATTGAAAATATTGAAGAGATCATAACCGTACCTTTAATGGTGGTGCTTTTGGTGGTTCTGACCTGGCAGATTGGTACCCGTTGGTTACTCAATGATCCTTCTCTTTGGAGTGAAGAACTCGCCCGAGTTCTGTTTATGTATATGTCGTTAATTGGTTGTGCGATTGCGATTAAGCGCAATACACACGTCAACATCACTTTTTTCTCAGATAAATTGCCTGAAAAAGCCCGCTTGGCATTAGTGCTGTCATTAGAAGTTGCGGTGCTGTTTTCTATCATCGCCATCATCTATTTAGGCTACCAACACGTTCAGCGTACTGCGTTCTTCGAGTTGATTACTTTAGGGGTATCAAGCAGTTGGATGAACTATAGCTTGCCTTTAGGTGGACTATTTATGGTGTTCAGACAGCTTGAGAAAATGTTTGGACTTTCAAAGCAACTGTTTGGTTGCACTAAAGATGCTCAGGCATCTAACTCGCAAATGGCACAGAGGTAG
- a CDS encoding dihydrodipicolinate synthase family protein, with protein sequence MNKLTGLIAAPHTPFDANNKVNFAAIDQIAELLIEQGVKGAYVCGTTGEGIHCSVEERKAIAERWVKVADGKLDLILHTGALSIVDTLNLTEHAETLDILATSAIGPCFFKPGSVDDLVEYCAQVAAAAPSKGFYYYHSGMSGVNLDLEQFLIKGEQRIPNLSGAKFNNADLYEYQRCVRVSGGKFDIPFGVDEFLPAGLAVGAVGAVGSTYNYAAPLYLQIIEAFNQGKHDEVAALMDKVIAIIRVLVEYGGVAAGKVAMQLHGIDAGDPRQPIRALSANQKADVLAKLRDANFL encoded by the coding sequence ATGAATAAGTTAACTGGCCTAATTGCCGCTCCCCACACCCCGTTTGACGCAAACAACAAAGTCAACTTTGCGGCAATCGATCAAATTGCTGAGCTACTGATTGAGCAAGGCGTAAAGGGGGCGTATGTATGTGGTACCACTGGAGAAGGGATTCATTGTTCGGTAGAAGAACGTAAAGCGATAGCCGAGCGCTGGGTGAAAGTGGCAGATGGAAAGCTTGATTTGATTCTGCACACTGGCGCTCTGAGTATTGTTGATACGCTGAACTTAACTGAGCATGCGGAAACCCTCGATATTCTAGCGACGTCAGCAATCGGACCATGTTTCTTTAAGCCAGGTAGCGTTGATGATCTTGTCGAATATTGCGCGCAGGTTGCGGCTGCCGCGCCATCGAAAGGTTTCTACTACTACCACTCTGGCATGTCTGGGGTAAATCTCGATCTAGAACAGTTTTTGATCAAAGGTGAGCAGCGCATTCCAAACCTTTCAGGTGCTAAGTTCAATAACGCTGATCTATATGAGTACCAACGATGTGTGCGTGTCTCTGGTGGCAAGTTTGATATTCCTTTCGGTGTCGATGAGTTTCTACCTGCAGGCCTTGCAGTAGGCGCCGTTGGGGCGGTTGGCAGTACCTATAACTATGCCGCGCCGCTTTATTTGCAGATCATTGAAGCGTTTAATCAAGGTAAGCATGATGAAGTGGCTGCATTAATGGACAAAGTCATCGCGATTATCCGTGTGTTGGTTGAGTATGGCGGTGTTGCCGCAGGTAAAGTGGCGATGCAATTACACGGTATTGATGCTGGTGACCCTCGCCAACCAATCCGTGCACTAAGCGCAAACCAAAAAGCCGATGTGTTGGCGAAACTGCGTGACGCAAACTTTCTCTAA
- the siaM gene encoding sialic acid TRAP transporter large permease SiaM — translation MAGSIFGWLGLLFAGMPVGFSLIFVALVFLLVTNSTGINFAAQQMLGGIDNFTLLAVPFFVLTGHLMNSAGITERIFNFAKSMVGHITGSLGHVNIMASLLFSGMSGSALADAGGLGQLEIKSMRDAKYDDDFAGGLTAASCIIGPLVPPSIPLVIYGVVSNTSIGALFLAGAIPGLLCCAALMTMSYFICKKRGYMTLPRASRKAQLKSFKEAFLSLLTPVIIIGGIFSGKFTPTEAAVVSSLYALFLGTVVYKQLTLSGFVEILRETVNTTAVVALMVMGVTVFGWIVAREQLPQMLADYFLTISENPLVLLLLINLLLLFLGTFIESLALLLLLVPFLVPVAGAVGIDPVHFGVMAILNLMIGILTPPMGMALYVVSRVGDIPFHVLTRGVIPLLVPLFIVLALVAVFPQFTLLLPEIFLGYGQ, via the coding sequence ATGGCAGGTTCAATTTTTGGCTGGCTAGGGCTACTGTTTGCAGGTATGCCGGTAGGCTTTTCGCTGATTTTCGTTGCATTGGTGTTCTTGCTTGTTACCAATAGCACAGGTATTAACTTTGCTGCTCAACAAATGCTGGGTGGTATCGACAACTTCACATTGTTAGCGGTTCCGTTTTTTGTGTTGACTGGCCACTTGATGAATAGCGCAGGCATCACAGAGCGAATCTTTAACTTTGCTAAATCTATGGTTGGCCATATTACGGGCAGTTTGGGTCACGTAAACATCATGGCGAGCTTACTGTTTTCTGGTATGTCAGGTTCGGCTTTGGCTGATGCGGGTGGTTTAGGACAACTCGAAATTAAGTCGATGCGTGATGCAAAATATGACGATGATTTCGCCGGTGGTTTGACTGCAGCCTCTTGTATTATTGGTCCATTGGTTCCCCCTTCCATTCCTTTGGTCATCTATGGTGTGGTCTCTAATACGTCCATCGGTGCTTTATTCTTGGCGGGTGCGATTCCTGGGCTATTGTGTTGTGCCGCTCTGATGACGATGAGCTACTTTATCTGTAAGAAGCGTGGCTATATGACATTGCCGCGTGCATCACGTAAAGCGCAGTTAAAATCTTTTAAAGAAGCTTTCCTATCTTTGCTGACGCCTGTGATCATTATTGGCGGTATCTTCTCAGGTAAGTTCACGCCAACGGAAGCGGCGGTCGTTTCTTCTCTATACGCTTTGTTCTTAGGTACAGTCGTGTACAAGCAACTTACGCTAAGCGGCTTTGTTGAAATTTTAAGAGAAACGGTTAACACCACGGCTGTGGTTGCGTTAATGGTGATGGGTGTAACGGTATTTGGTTGGATTGTTGCGCGTGAACAGCTGCCACAAATGCTTGCTGATTACTTCCTAACCATCAGTGAGAACCCACTCGTTTTACTACTACTTATCAACTTACTGCTACTGTTCTTGGGAACCTTTATTGAATCATTGGCGCTATTGCTGCTGCTGGTTCCTTTCCTAGTACCTGTCGCGGGTGCGGTGGGCATCGACCCAGTTCACTTTGGTGTAATGGCTATCTTGAACCTGATGATCGGTATCTTAACTCCGCCGATGGGCATGGCGTTATACGTCGTATCACGTGTGGGTGACATTCCATTCCACGTGTTGACGCGCGGCGTGATTCCATTGCTTGTGCCGCTATTTATCGTGCTTGCACTCGTTGCCGTTTTCCCTCAATTCACTCTGTTGCTTCCTGAAATCTTCTTGGGCTACGGACAGTAG
- a CDS encoding putative N-acetylmannosamine-6-phosphate 2-epimerase produces MRPVVRTKNLNINELKSSLLGQTVVSIQPVVGSPLEKTEFIVAMALAAEQAGAKALRIEGVENVAAVAAVVSVPIIGIVKRDLQDSPVRITPFARDVDNLANAGATIIAFDATDRKRPESREHIAQAIKNSGCFAMADSSCFEDGEWANSQGVEIIGSTLSGYVGDVEPTEPDLQLVKQFSQAGFFTMAEGRYNTPELAAQAIQAGAVAVTVGSAITRLEVVTNWFNAATQAVGEKQCTH; encoded by the coding sequence ATGAGGCCCGTCGTGAGAACAAAAAATCTAAATATCAATGAGTTAAAATCATCTTTGCTAGGTCAAACTGTGGTTTCTATTCAACCTGTCGTTGGTAGTCCATTAGAAAAAACAGAATTTATCGTCGCGATGGCGCTAGCTGCAGAACAAGCTGGAGCGAAAGCTCTTCGTATTGAAGGTGTCGAAAATGTCGCCGCTGTGGCTGCAGTGGTCAGTGTACCAATTATTGGAATTGTGAAACGTGACTTGCAGGACAGTCCTGTTCGCATCACACCTTTTGCCCGTGATGTTGATAACCTTGCGAATGCGGGAGCCACCATCATTGCTTTTGATGCCACTGATCGTAAGCGTCCAGAAAGCCGCGAACACATTGCTCAAGCGATCAAAAACTCGGGGTGCTTTGCCATGGCAGACAGCTCTTGTTTTGAAGATGGCGAATGGGCCAACTCACAGGGAGTTGAAATTATTGGCTCAACACTATCGGGCTACGTCGGCGATGTAGAGCCCACAGAACCAGATCTGCAATTGGTGAAACAGTTTTCCCAAGCGGGATTCTTTACAATGGCAGAAGGTCGCTACAACACACCCGAACTAGCAGCTCAAGCGATACAAGCAGGCGCAGTGGCGGTTACTGTCGGTTCTGCGATTACTCGCCTAGAAGTGGTCACCAACTGGTTTAATGCAGCGACACAAGCGGTAGGGGAAAAGCAATGCACACACTAG
- a CDS encoding antibiotic biosynthesis monooxygenase family protein: MILEVAILDVKPNLESEFEQNFAKAQTIIASMKGYISHQLQRCVENPSRYILLVNWQTIEDHEQGFRQSAQYQEWKALLHHFYDPFPTVEHFEKVYG; encoded by the coding sequence ATGATACTGGAAGTCGCAATATTAGATGTGAAGCCGAATTTGGAATCTGAATTCGAGCAAAACTTTGCCAAAGCGCAAACGATCATAGCGTCCATGAAGGGCTATATTTCACACCAACTGCAACGGTGTGTTGAAAACCCGAGCCGTTATATTTTGTTGGTGAATTGGCAAACAATAGAAGACCACGAGCAAGGATTTAGACAGTCCGCGCAATATCAGGAATGGAAGGCACTTTTACATCATTTTTATGATCCCTTCCCAACCGTAGAACACTTTGAAAAGGTCTACGGCTAA
- a CDS encoding YjhT family mutarotase, translating to MSLLIEDFPHLPFGVKNGVGGVIGNTLYAGLGSAGKRLFFYDLDCPEHGWQSAAEFPGVARNDAAYTVSNDRLYVFSGAGCLSAEQPPVVLDDGYVYDQKIDKWNKLTTQTPVGFLGASVCELEPGRLVFFGGYCKETFDTFLAAISQIDPKAEPEKHRAMLTEFMSRPIEAYGWNQDIWQFETTLQKWSIVADNIFPANCGAGIVRQGSSITLIEGEVKPGLRSLETKRFEFQLPHSVSSTKLPSIQQAANNHEGLAGHFCGTVNNQIIAAGGAFFIGSQRNFLKGQWYSHQGLTKHYNNQVWRFDGNRWHQATSIPEGVAYGVSISSNNKMYILGGEGSKGQALSSCYALTWR from the coding sequence ATGTCGTTGCTCATTGAAGATTTTCCACACTTGCCATTTGGGGTGAAAAACGGGGTAGGAGGTGTTATCGGCAACACACTCTATGCTGGTTTAGGGAGCGCAGGGAAGCGCCTATTTTTCTATGACTTAGATTGCCCTGAACATGGCTGGCAAAGCGCTGCAGAGTTTCCGGGAGTGGCTCGAAATGACGCGGCTTACACAGTGAGTAATGACAGACTGTATGTTTTCTCTGGAGCGGGATGTTTAAGTGCAGAACAGCCGCCAGTCGTGCTTGATGATGGTTATGTCTATGACCAGAAAATCGATAAATGGAACAAACTGACCACCCAAACACCAGTGGGTTTCTTAGGTGCTTCAGTATGCGAGCTAGAGCCAGGTCGGTTGGTGTTTTTCGGAGGCTACTGTAAAGAGACATTTGATACGTTTCTTGCGGCAATTTCACAGATTGATCCGAAGGCTGAACCAGAAAAACATCGCGCTATGCTAACGGAATTTATGTCTCGTCCGATTGAAGCTTACGGGTGGAATCAAGACATCTGGCAGTTTGAAACGACTCTGCAGAAGTGGTCGATCGTCGCGGACAATATTTTTCCAGCTAACTGTGGTGCAGGGATCGTGCGTCAGGGTAGCAGCATTACGCTTATTGAAGGTGAAGTTAAACCCGGGCTTAGAAGCTTAGAGACCAAGCGATTTGAGTTTCAATTACCACATAGCGTTAGCTCGACAAAATTACCTTCAATACAGCAAGCCGCTAACAATCATGAAGGCTTAGCCGGTCACTTCTGCGGCACGGTGAATAACCAGATTATTGCAGCTGGTGGGGCGTTCTTCATCGGCAGTCAACGAAATTTCCTGAAAGGGCAGTGGTACAGCCATCAAGGATTGACCAAACACTACAACAATCAAGTATGGCGATTCGATGGCAACAGGTGGCACCAAGCGACCTCAATACCTGAAGGTGTTGCTTATGGTGTGTCGATATCAAGCAACAATAAAATGTACATATTAGGAGGTGAAGGCAGTAAAGGACAAGCTCTATCAAGTTGTTACGCACTAACTTGGCGATAA
- a CDS encoding N-acetylneuraminate epimerase has translation MTIKNSILHTPLLAASLVLSVNALAANEWPDLPVGIKSGVSAQAGNKVFVGLGSAGQDFYMLDLNNLSQGWQKRADFSGPARNGATASVIDNEIYVFGGSGKINASDAAPILFDSVYRYDVESDSWEQANTTSPVGLLGAASYSPDGKQVVFFGGYNKAYFDQYLHDVLTTDKKSEPEAWQKIVDDYMGMKPTDYKWNRQVLSYQPATGKWSDLGQSPYLPNCGSALVAKGEQALLISGEIKPGLRTAEVKTYQFGLQQPWQSLHSLPAPKSLDVQEGVAGAFAGESNGVVIVAGGANFHGARSAFESGKMFAHDGLSKAFNPEIYVQKEGLWKQVNNLPEGLAYGASFNASKGVLIAGGEKSDRSASNKVYMLSWNGSSVDIND, from the coding sequence ATGACTATCAAAAACTCAATACTTCATACACCTTTGCTTGCTGCTTCTCTGGTGTTGAGTGTTAACGCACTGGCTGCCAATGAGTGGCCTGATCTTCCTGTAGGCATTAAAAGTGGCGTGAGCGCCCAAGCTGGCAATAAAGTCTTCGTTGGACTTGGTTCGGCGGGACAAGACTTTTACATGCTTGATCTAAATAACCTATCTCAAGGTTGGCAAAAACGAGCTGACTTTAGTGGCCCTGCCCGCAATGGGGCAACGGCATCTGTGATTGACAACGAAATTTATGTCTTTGGTGGCTCGGGCAAAATCAACGCGTCTGATGCCGCGCCAATCTTGTTTGATAGCGTATATCGATATGACGTTGAGTCAGACTCTTGGGAGCAAGCGAATACGACTTCTCCCGTGGGTCTGCTAGGCGCTGCGTCCTACTCGCCGGATGGCAAACAAGTGGTCTTTTTCGGTGGATACAACAAAGCTTACTTTGACCAATACCTTCATGACGTACTGACGACGGACAAAAAATCGGAGCCAGAAGCTTGGCAGAAAATCGTCGATGACTACATGGGAATGAAACCAACAGACTATAAATGGAATCGCCAAGTTTTAAGTTACCAACCTGCTACAGGTAAGTGGAGTGATCTCGGCCAGTCACCTTACCTACCAAATTGTGGTAGTGCGCTAGTCGCTAAGGGTGAACAGGCGCTTTTGATTAGCGGGGAAATAAAGCCGGGTCTAAGAACAGCAGAGGTTAAAACCTATCAATTTGGCCTACAGCAACCGTGGCAAAGCTTACATTCGCTGCCTGCACCTAAGTCTTTAGATGTGCAAGAAGGGGTCGCAGGGGCGTTTGCAGGTGAGAGTAATGGTGTGGTGATTGTTGCTGGTGGAGCCAACTTCCATGGAGCTAGATCTGCATTTGAGAGCGGCAAAATGTTCGCTCATGACGGACTCAGCAAAGCATTCAACCCAGAGATTTATGTGCAAAAAGAAGGCTTGTGGAAACAAGTGAATAACCTGCCAGAGGGCCTTGCTTATGGCGCGTCATTCAATGCGTCGAAAGGGGTATTGATTGCAGGTGGTGAAAAGAGCGACCGCAGTGCAAGCAACAAGGTCTATATGCTGTCGTGGAATGGTTCATCAGTAGACATTAACGATTAA
- a CDS encoding N-acetylmannosamine kinase, with the protein MHTLAIDIGGTKIALGLVRNGQLIERTQFPTPKAQNAEQFAQVILAHADKWLPEINKIGVSTTGLITKDGISAINPDTLAFPSPFPLAQALESLTNKPVAMLNDAQAAAWYEFKALGSTIDNMAFITVSTGVGGGVVINRQLHQGNAGLAGHIGHTVVELDGPKCGCGQTGCVEAIASGTAIKKASDDYFFPHISNIDLFSLASKSQHAEAIIARSANAIAALCCNLKATLDLDIIVLGGGIGLATGYLDRVNKAIASRPGAFQVSVVAAKGDYDACLLGAAYQFKE; encoded by the coding sequence ATGCACACACTAGCCATCGACATTGGCGGCACCAAGATAGCCTTAGGCTTAGTCAGAAATGGTCAACTAATTGAACGCACCCAGTTCCCGACACCTAAAGCGCAAAATGCAGAGCAGTTTGCGCAAGTGATTCTCGCGCACGCCGATAAGTGGCTGCCAGAGATAAACAAAATCGGGGTTTCAACAACGGGCTTAATCACCAAAGACGGTATTTCAGCCATCAACCCAGATACCTTAGCTTTTCCAAGCCCTTTCCCACTTGCCCAAGCGCTGGAATCACTGACCAATAAGCCAGTCGCGATGCTCAACGATGCCCAAGCAGCTGCATGGTATGAATTCAAAGCTCTCGGGAGCACAATAGACAACATGGCGTTTATTACCGTCTCAACGGGCGTGGGAGGCGGGGTTGTCATTAATCGCCAATTGCATCAAGGAAATGCAGGTCTAGCAGGCCACATTGGACATACCGTTGTTGAACTTGATGGTCCCAAATGCGGTTGTGGTCAAACAGGGTGTGTTGAAGCTATCGCTTCAGGAACCGCGATTAAAAAGGCCAGTGATGACTATTTCTTCCCGCATATTTCGAACATTGACCTGTTCTCCCTTGCAAGTAAAAGTCAGCATGCAGAGGCCATTATTGCTCGAAGTGCCAACGCTATTGCAGCGCTTTGTTGTAATCTCAAAGCCACATTAGACCTCGACATTATTGTCTTAGGCGGAGGCATCGGCTTGGCAACAGGTTACCTTGACCGAGTCAATAAAGCGATAGCCTCTAGACCAGGAGCATTTCAGGTCTCAGTGGTGGCAGCCAAAGGTGACTACGACGCGTGTCTACTGGGCGCAGCCTATCAATTCAAGGAATAA